A region of Necator americanus strain Aroian chromosome I, whole genome shotgun sequence DNA encodes the following proteins:
- a CDS encoding hypothetical protein (NECATOR_CHRI.G4139.T1), with protein sequence MELSPVLSKLFPTPPGSQTPPQIPRAQYGYPVPPALRPHAGPPSGITFPNALSMLMLRSNHAAHVNGSLQNQGKTSSNFEIHPLHPEIRHVVPHSDPAKSPTEDTKKKKRNQHNKSRGLPRHVNSSSTSLPESVSITPSQVVVSSTNAPGGGTIVSSRDEKGQIHVRVEYDRSQILRSAHSPYSLLPPACLKNIVLNTSEILSRFPQRHGVNLSSSCEVAT encoded by the exons ATGGAGCTGAGTCCTGTGCTGTCAAAGTTGTTTCCAACACCGCCTGGTTCTCAAACCCCACCTCAG ATACCACGTGCACAGTACGGCTACCCTGTTCCACCTGCACTTCGACCTCACGCTGGCCCTCCCTCTGGAATAACGTTTCCTAACGCGTTGTCGATGCTTATGCTTCGTTCAAATCATGCTGCACATGTGAATGGTAGCTTACAGAATCAGGGTAAG ACCTCAAGCAACTTCGAAATCCACCCATTACATCCAGAAATACGCCACGTAGTACCGCATTCTGACCCGGCAAAGTCTCCAACTGAGgatacgaagaaaaagaagcgaaatcAGCACAATAAATCACGTGGTTTACCGCGCCACGTGAACTCCAGCTCAACGTCACTTCCAGAAAGCGTTTCGATCACTCCCAGTCAAGTG gtggtCTCCTCCACGAATGCCCCTGGAGGTGGCACAATCGTCTCGTCACGTGATGAGAAAGGCCAGATCCATGTGAGAGTAGAGTACGACCGTAGCCAG ATCCTTCGCTCTGCTCACTCGCCATACTCACTTTTGCCACCGGCATGTCTGAAAAATATCGTTTTGAACACATCAGAGATTCTCAGTCGATTTCCACAGAGGCACGGCGTTAATCTCAGCTCTTCGTGTGAAGTGGCTACGTGA
- a CDS encoding hypothetical protein (NECATOR_CHRI.G4138.T1), protein MCAMVCCSAVLLSSILPLLSVAQLPLCTRVQACSARLDIYPLLEEDSSGWGSGLVPLYDEVFGPVLFDYTQSSETANFDLCECANNGTCDSEIEHRNLRLDESVKLTFCDDVQRQLPLECKGQRGFPRVIGIAHPSGETVSTVSSTAVFCTCPSGYERLRPEYWGGSEISISYKCK, encoded by the exons ATGTGCGCGATGGTGTGCTGCTCGGCGGTGCTGTTATCCTCGATTCTACCTCTACTTTCCGTGGCTCAACTTCCGCTATGCACTCGAGTACAGGCTTGTTCGGCTCGTTTGGATATTTATCCGCTGCTCGAAGAGGACTCATCCGGATGGGGTTCCGGCCTTGTCCCCCTGTACGATGAAGTTTTTGGTCCTGTTTTATTCGACTATACACAAAGTTCCGAAACCGCCAACTTTGATCTATGTGAATGCGCGAATAATGGGACCTGTGATAGTGAGATCGAGCACAG GAATCTAAGGCTTGATGAATCTGTGAAGCTAACATTTTGCGATGATGTACAACGTCAATTACCGTTGGAGTGTAAAGGGCAACGTGGATTCCCACGAGTTATAGGAATAGCTCATCCTTCAG gtgaAACAGTTTCAACAGTGAGTTCGACAGCCGTGTTCTGCACATGTCCATCCGGTTACGAGCGTCTACGACCGGAATATTGGGGAGGCTCAGAAATCTCCATTTCATACAAATGCaagtga
- a CDS encoding hypothetical protein (NECATOR_CHRI.G4138.T2), with the protein MVCCSAVLLSSILPLLSVAQLPLCTRVQACSARLDIYPLLEEDSSGWGSGLVPLYDEVFGPVLFDYTQSSETANFDLCECANNGTCDSEIEHRNLRLDESVKLTFCDDVQRQLPLECKGQRGFPRVIGIAHPSGETVSTVSSTAVFCTCPSGYERLRPEYWGGSEISISYKCK; encoded by the exons ATGGTGTGCTGCTCGGCGGTGCTGTTATCCTCGATTCTACCTCTACTTTCCGTGGCTCAACTTCCGCTATGCACTCGAGTACAGGCTTGTTCGGCTCGTTTGGATATTTATCCGCTGCTCGAAGAGGACTCATCCGGATGGGGTTCCGGCCTTGTCCCCCTGTACGATGAAGTTTTTGGTCCTGTTTTATTCGACTATACACAAAGTTCCGAAACCGCCAACTTTGATCTATGTGAATGCGCGAATAATGGGACCTGTGATAGTGAGATCGAGCACAG GAATCTAAGGCTTGATGAATCTGTGAAGCTAACATTTTGCGATGATGTACAACGTCAATTACCGTTGGAGTGTAAAGGGCAACGTGGATTCCCACGAGTTATAGGAATAGCTCATCCTTCAG gtgaAACAGTTTCAACAGTGAGTTCGACAGCCGTGTTCTGCACATGTCCATCCGGTTACGAGCGTCTACGACCGGAATATTGGGGAGGCTCAGAAATCTCCATTTCATACAAATGCaagtga